ggcgctTAGCATCATgcccagcaccaccagcaccgcCTCCATAACAGCATCGCCCATTCTGAGCAGCGGCGCGCCCTTTTTGGGCAACGCTCGACTCATTCGACGCATCGAGCGCAGCTGCCAAACCGACGGGCCCGACATCTTCTCCGACGAGCATTTCCTCAATACAATTCTGCCCCAGATGCGCGAGATGAACGGACGCCAGAAGCTGCTCTTCAAGCAGAAGATCTTCAAGGCGCTCATGGAGACCTTCGACGATGCCACCGAGTTCCCCGAGAAGGGCgaagtgcagcagcatttcAACATCAATACGCCCTCGGGCTATGAGAACGTCACGGATGCCGAAATGCGTCTCATGCGTGAGCTGGCCAGCATCATCTGCGCGGCCAAGCACACGGCACAGCTCAGTGCACCAGCGGAGAAGAGCAGCGCGTCAGCGAATTCAACGCCGCCCATGTCGCATTCGCCGCTCATAGTCAAGGCCAAGACGCCCACCATTCAGCGCATGCAGCGGCCCGCGGCCTCGCCCATTGAGGAGAAGCGACTCTATCGCATTATGCATGTGGCCGGAGGCAACAAGGTGCTCGCTACTGCGGTGCGCCAGGATAGCGTcgatagcaacagcagccaggtGAGCAATCGCGCCAAGCCCTTTGCCGTGCCCGGACTGAAGCCAGCGCGCTCCACGGACTCGCTAGCTACGCCAGCGAAGAGCGGCGTCATCGCCAaagcagccacgccccccgTCACATTGCCCATACCCAACATGACGGAAcctgcgctgctgcgccagATGAGCAGACGCTACTCGATTTGCGGCAGCGGTGGCGGCACCAGCACCACGCTGGCCGCGCCCATGCCCGGCAAGCTGCTCACCCAGGACAACTCGCTGCTCAAGCGTCGCATTACCCCCGTCACCCAACTCAACGTGccgatgcagcagcagcagcagcgcagtcgctaCAACAGTCCAATGCTCAATCCCGCTGGCCTCACACCCAACAACAGTTTGCTGGTGCGTCGTCCGCCGGGCAAGCAGACCTCGCCCTTGGCTGCAATGCAGCGCACTCCGCAGATCGCCACCATTCATGGCGGCGCCGTCTTTGGCGACTTTCCCACGCCCAGCACAGTGCGCGCCaatgtcgctgccgctgccgcagcgcTGTCGCCGCAGAAGCGTCTGATCGTTGCCAATGCGAAGAGCAATGCACAGCAGAAGCCTTCGCCGCCACTCGGAGCCAGACCGCCGGTGGTGCTGATGCCCAATCCCAATGCACAGGCCAAGAGCAGCTCCTCGAACGTCGCCTCGCTGCTGTCCACCAAAGACTCGCGCTCTCGCAGCCAATCGcccaagcagcgcagtcgcctGGAATCGCAAACTGCAGGCGTCATCGAAGCCGACAACTATGAGATGCCGCGCCTGAAGCGGGAGCCGCTGGACGAAGACGAGCTGGACATGCTGCAGCCAGATCACACCGATATACTTGGCATATAATACGAATTCTAGTTCTAAGCTCCCCTACACCCCATGAAGctgtaaaacaaataatattccaaaaaaatattgaactaaaattatattcaaactataatgttaagcaaactgtttgattcaaaaacacaaaaaaaaactattaatcaattatatatatatatatatatgttaagcGAACTGTTTAATtcgaaaacacaaaaaacaattaattactGAACTGAATTGAAAAAccttattattgaaaataaaatttgaaataccatgtttaacaataaaaaaacattatttttgctaataaatggctaattgtttaaataattagtaaTTCTTGTCTTAATGAATGTAAttctattgaaaataaatttaatctgaagcttaattttgaaatgtgtgttttttaattgctgcagcagattCCAAGCATTTCagataaattaatgaataaaatgggattgaaaatataaaaaacgaattcattttttaatttaatttgtattataaaaatctaaaaataattctcatttaaaacatttttttatttaatatattttaaaatattttatttcatatatttttaacaaatcgGAAATCTACATGACAGATTACAGATCGGTAAACTTTTCGGTGCTTTATTAAACTCTCCGCATAGTCAAAGTAATTTGATTGattaaagtcaaataaataaaaagtcaaaaaaaattactaaaaaaaaggaataataatattaatgaaGAAATTAAGTGGATCGTGCAAGGATTTATTTGAACATAAGCAGAACTTTTCCTATTTGCCAGAGTTGGGATCAATCAGTAATCCAAATTTGCAGCCATTcgtacatttttgtttttatttacttaatgcCCAAATTGCccgtatttttatattttatctgTCTGCTTTGATTcaagcacaaaatgaaaacaaactaataaacaatttatgaattttatattaaacacgCGACTGCAGTTTGATTTACGCACGGGCCTAAGACTTGTTCAGATACCACAGCGGAATCTTATCTGAAGAGGCAGCCACCACTCAAtgattgtaaattaaatactttaatgATAAGCAAAGTGCTAGAGAGTATAAAACCACAGCGTCGTTAACTTCGCACGTTTAGTTCCAACTGGAGAGttacaaaatgaaatacttggcaatttgtatgctgctgctgccgctggtcTATGGCTCTGCCATACCACGGCCGGAGTCCTACTCCGTGCCGGACATGTCTACAGCTGAGGATGGCAAGTTTGTGCCGGATATGGTTGAGGCCGCCGAGGCGCAATATGTTGTTGgtaagcaataaacaaatggcCAGAGCTTGACAAATCATAAAgccacaatttttatatagagcCCAAGCTGGAAGCAGTGCCCGATATGTCTGTAGCTGCcgatgctgctgatgctgctggtAAGCGAAGCTTAAATTGAATAGTTGTACCAAATAtaaagcttatatatattagatGCCAACATTGATCAAATTCCCGACATGTCTGTTGCCGCTGATGCCAACGATGTTGTTGGTAAGTTTTGAAACTGCAACTGaagcatttgcatatataacatttatatatattagatGCCAACATTGATTTGATTCCTGACATGTCTCAAGCCGAGGATGCGCTCGATGTTGTTGGTAAGTCATAAGTTTAACTTAAGCAGCGCCATAtgttttattatgttttattagATGCCAACATTGATTTGATTCCTGATATGTCCCAAGCCGAGGATGCGCTCGATGTTGTTGGTAAGCTCAGCAGCTAAGGCTTCACTTTTGATAATCTAttgataaacatttatttagctgaCAATATTGATCTGATCCCAGACATGGCTGTTGCCGCCGATGCTGAGGATAATGGTGCGTAGTCTCTACTCTACTAAATCCTTTAATTTATTCTAATAAGCTGCTTCTCTCTAGTTGTTGCCCCCGATATGTCCGTGGCTAGCGATGCCGAGTAAATTCTCTAACAAAATTGCAACTACTTAAGTCTCTTGACTCTAAACTaactcgtttttttttaactatgtCTAagtgtattgtatttttaatttagtttttattatgtgcagcacaattaaaatgtaaagtttaaatgaaatgcggagttttttatatttatcttttaatttattcagcGCTGATAAACAAGTGAGctgcaataatttattgtcAATTTCCCacgcaagcaaaagtttttgctgatAAGTCTAATCATGTAAAATGTGCagataattgttataaataatgtttagtttGTTATCAAGCTacatttatgaatgaaatgaaagcgtaagtcaaatttattaattgatagTTTGACTTGAAagtaactaaactaaattttgtaGTCAGACATTTTATTTGTGACTTTATCAATTGATTAGTTTGGACTGTTCTAAACACAGTTGCGTGTCCATTTCCTGATTTTAGCCACAGCTTCATTGCAATTCCTGTAGCAATCATCATCAATAAGCATCCTAAAAGTAAaagctaattttgtttattgaaacTTTGTGATTTAGTTAGCGATTGATTTCATTAAGCGCACAGCCTAAATCTGTTTTTGGCCTCCACATGgacaacatttaattagttatcTTTCTTTATTGCCTgtgctttgtgctttgcttttatttaagttgCGCCTCAGCCTCAGACTGTTTGCCCTTTCGAAACTGATCTCAATTAACCAAGTTTGTATTAGGCCAACAGCCAGTGAGCCCACATTGGCAATTTCATGACCGCACACAACAAATTGTCCTCCATTTTGGCAAAGGCAATAACATTACTCTGGAGTTCAGGCCAAGACCAAAAAAACTGATTAGCTTTACGTCATGGTCGGAGTTTCGTTTAGCTGCTCGTTTGGCAAAATGAGTTTTTTTTCTCTGGCTTCTGCTCGTTTTTCTATTCACTATTGTATCGTTGGCTATTAATAAAGAGGAATTAACGGCAAAAACCGGACCTGGACCCACACAAACTGACGCTGATCCCCAATGAGGCTCATGGCCATAAACAACGGGCCGCATAGGTAAATGGCTACTGCAACTAAAAAGGTGGGGGAGGGGTGGAGGCaactctttgctgctgttgttgtgattttCACACAAAAGCGCTAAAGCGACTACTAAATTACGTGCTCATGTGTTCTAGTTCAGAGCCAACCGCCAAAGCGACGCGACATCGACCCACAGCCCGCTGCATCCCCCCAACCGACTTAACGCCcacatacataacatatatatatatagtatgtgtcTCTGGATCTTGTGAATAGGCCGCAGCACAAGCGAGCAAATCGCATTTGGTGCGCTAATGAACCGCAGTAGCAATCCCGACCAGAACTAGCTCTGGACCCAAaccaggcggcggcggcggcggcgaccaCTCGTCTGGttcttttttctctctttttttgctgccgcaTATTTAAACGTGAAATGAAAATACCGTTTAAATGTGTAACAATGCTGTTGTTAACTAGCCCAGTTAGAGGGAGTGTCCATTACGCCGTCCATCTGACCAAGCTGCAACGCCGGCGTTGGCGTTTCCGTCGGCCTCTTTGCAATTGCCGCTTCATTAGGCCATGCGTGAGTGTTCGGCTAGGGTCAGCGCCTgggtttataataattaaaaaatgtagctTGTTAGCAATTGTTGAATTCGTTGTTGATTAAAACAATCGAAAGCGTGCAGAATTaaagaattaataaattaagtaatgtTTAATATTCGCATacttgacttttgtttataaagaaTCAAAGCAAGCGACTGTTGTTGAATAATCAAGTTGCTATTGTTGAGAAATgtattggtgttggtgttgcaaCAGTCAAATTCAAGGTTCTTGTATTAGATTAATGAATATTGGAGAGTTTACTATTGGTTTGTAATGTAAATTTCaccaatttaatttgtgctgaACTGGAGAATAGTAGTCAGTGAAGTAACTAGTTGTACACCAGTTATATGTTTAGATTTTAACTCATATGCATCTACAACTTTGCTCTCTAAGCTTTTGACAAGTTGAGtgcttgcatttcaaaatcatttgcaccgaactttttatttctgtttgcaAAGTggctttatttaatatttctcaTGACTTATTTCCTGCGCTTTTACTATAATTTCTTGCTGCCACTTGGAGGCCACAAAGTTGCAGCTCTCTTTGTTGATTGCGCCATTAATAAAGTTGCTGGCTAAGTGCAGCCtctgaaaataatataaaaagaatattGCAGCAATGCTTTGACTGTTGTGATTTCAAATATATAGTTGTTGACATTATACCGACTTAAGCACTA
The DNA window shown above is from Drosophila busckii strain San Diego stock center, stock number 13000-0081.31 chromosome 3L, ASM1175060v1, whole genome shotgun sequence and carries:
- the LOC108598217 gene encoding LOW QUALITY PROTEIN: putative GPI-anchored protein pfl2 (The sequence of the model RefSeq protein was modified relative to this genomic sequence to represent the inferred CDS: deleted 2 bases in 2 codons); translated protein: MAVSSSPNSAAHKWSVKLLRAVEKRPVLYDRTAENYRKKMPSDNAWDLVASESGEPVEVCKRRYRQIRNDYSRFIASDIQRQRTHPKRAHESKPYYLGNELKFLEPHMHTEKDSLDHEPERKSKSAERTPTHKSKKKDTVESVEKQPLAKPQESETNNNNNNNKSKARTEEKPKLKGREDTAGGRRQSKGSEDSEEPEEPPSKKKSLHREEEESASIDEQPFGDSPQPEFFIKHSASSNCLIIGKKRAASTATEDPDPLGGDNMSDDSADETQSIGGGRRPRRAAAAAAKRNASLAGSIKKLPTDTRLQRLQRRQSLTMAVASSLRSSTSPVKMAPLPRNSLPQTKPPSQSSPAPVAKSNSRDDIFPAHVRPRRRRHSNAFQVPTAMRGPGRPPRVSSLALPPAVMNELIRSSMTPKTSTTSTISSAAEVFKLPASPSSVVSPPSPTAAPAAAAAVSTAATSVASRLVSASNTLVISTTSCPISQPASSSSLALSIMPSTTSTASITASPILSSGAPFLGNARLIRRIERSCQTDGPDIFSDEHFLNTILPQMREMNGRQKLLFKQKIFKALMETFDDATEFPEKGEVQQHFNINTPSGYENVTDAEMRLMRELASIICAAKHTAQLSAPAEKSSASANSTPPMSHSPLIVKAKTPTIQRMQRPAASPIEEKRLYRIMHVAGGNKVLATAVRQDSVDSNSSQVSNRAKPFAVPGLKPARSTDSLATPAKSGVIAKAATPPVTLPIPNMTEPALLRQMSRRYSICGSGGGTSTTLAAPMPGKLLTQDNSLLKRRITPVTQLNVPMQQQQQRSRYNSPMLNPAGLTPNNSLLVRRPPGKQTSPLAAMQRTPQIATIHGGAVFGDFPTPSTVRANVAAAAAALSPQKRLIVANAKSNAQQKPSPPLGARPPVVLMPNPNAQAKSSSSNVASLLSTKDSRSRSQSPKQRSRLESQTAGVIEADNYEMPRLKREPLDEDELDMLQPDHTDILGI
- the LOC108601096 gene encoding uncharacterized protein LOC108601096 — protein: MKYLAICMLLLPLVYGSAIPRPESYSVPDMSTAEDGKFVPDMVEAAEAQYVVEPKLEAVPDMSVAADAADAADANIDQIPDMSVAADANDVVDANIDLIPDMSQAEDALDVVDANIDLIPDMSQAEDALDVVADNIDLIPDMAVAADAEDNVVAPDMSVASDAE